One Gammaproteobacteria bacterium DNA segment encodes these proteins:
- a CDS encoding prepilin-type N-terminal cleavage/methylation domain-containing protein, which translates to MLTRNKIVAQKGFNLIELMVALTLGLLLLAAVSQIYVNTTGSSHNTLKMARVNQELRAAMDVMVRDIQRAGYYNQATATGTGAVAGAANPFMQGANNLAISGSCITYTYDRDNNTTVDDTEKMAFYLSNDAILMRNGGSAASNSCTPTSEGITDSNRVTITALDFALTTHCINTSVALSGPNVDNCTAITPTAGDVLIKPRQVTITITGKPKEDSSGEMQRTITDTVHLRNHMVCIAGAAPC; encoded by the coding sequence ATGTTAACCCGTAATAAAATCGTTGCCCAAAAAGGTTTCAACCTGATTGAATTAATGGTTGCTTTAACCCTAGGCCTGCTGCTGCTTGCCGCGGTATCCCAGATCTACGTCAACACCACCGGCAGCAGCCACAACACGCTCAAAATGGCGCGCGTCAACCAGGAGTTGCGCGCGGCCATGGACGTGATGGTGCGCGACATCCAGCGTGCCGGTTATTACAACCAAGCGACAGCCACCGGCACGGGCGCGGTGGCTGGCGCCGCCAACCCCTTCATGCAAGGCGCGAATAATCTGGCCATCAGCGGCAGTTGCATCACCTACACCTATGACCGCGACAATAACACCACGGTGGACGATACGGAAAAGATGGCCTTTTATCTCAGCAACGACGCCATACTGATGCGTAATGGAGGAAGTGCCGCCAGCAATAGCTGCACACCCACCTCAGAGGGCATCACCGACAGCAACCGGGTCACCATTACCGCGCTCGACTTTGCCCTCACTACCCATTGCATCAACACCTCTGTCGCACTGTCCGGCCCAAACGTCGATAATTGCACAGCCATCACACCGACTGCCGGCGATGTCCTGATTAAACCACGCCAGGTGACCATCACCATCACCGGCAAACCGAAAGAGGACAGCAGCGGCGAAATGCAGCGCACCATCACCGATACCGTACATCTGCGCAATCACATGGTATGCATCGCGGGCGCCGCCCCATGCTGA
- a CDS encoding type IV pilin protein, whose amino-acid sequence MKRKESGFTLVELMIVVAIIGILAAIAYPSYQDSVRKSRRAQAITDMYSIQLAQEKWRANNSTYGTLANVWGTVTTSPATGTAYYNLAISGNTATAYTLTATATTAGGQNNDKAGGISCTPLTLNHNGPVGQPACWAKN is encoded by the coding sequence ATGAAAAGAAAAGAGTCGGGCTTTACCCTGGTAGAGTTGATGATTGTGGTGGCCATCATCGGCATACTTGCGGCGATTGCCTATCCTTCCTATCAAGACTCCGTGCGCAAGAGCCGGCGGGCGCAGGCGATTACAGATATGTATAGTATTCAGTTGGCGCAGGAAAAATGGCGGGCGAATAATTCCACCTATGGCACGCTGGCAAACGTGTGGGGTACGGTTACGACCAGCCCTGCTACGGGCACGGCTTATTATAATTTGGCCATCTCAGGTAACACCGCGACTGCTTATACCCTCACGGCTACGGCAACCACTGCGGGCGGCCAAAACAACGATAAGGCCGGGGGCATAAGCTGTACGCCGCTGACCCTGAATCATAACGGTCCGGTGGGGCAGCCAGCCTGCTGGGCCAAGAATTAA
- a CDS encoding Fur family transcriptional regulator: MLDQSDKFPLSREDVAALLRTRGISPTQQRIEIAQLLLERPQHLSAEQILVLVNKERPLASKATVYNTLRVFAEQGLINEVIVDPTRMLYDSNVDPHHHFYNLDTGTLMDVGADQLALSALPALPEGTVTAGIEVIIRVRNAPGSQADATQHD; encoded by the coding sequence ATGCTGGATCAGTCCGACAAGTTTCCGCTGAGCCGAGAGGATGTCGCGGCATTGCTGCGTACCCGCGGCATCAGTCCCACGCAACAACGCATTGAAATTGCGCAGCTGTTGTTGGAGCGCCCGCAACACCTGTCCGCCGAACAGATACTGGTGCTGGTAAACAAGGAGCGTCCCCTTGCCTCCAAGGCCACGGTCTACAATACCCTGCGTGTGTTTGCGGAACAGGGACTGATCAATGAGGTCATCGTTGACCCGACGCGCATGTTGTATGATTCCAATGTCGATCCACACCACCACTTTTACAATCTGGACACCGGCACCTTGATGGATGTTGGGGCCGACCAGCTTGCCCTCAGCGCACTGCCGGCGTTGCCGGAGGGTACGGTGACAGCGGGGATCGAAGTCATTATCCGGGTACGCAATGCCCCTGGATCACAGGCGGACGCCACACAACACGACTAA
- the thiO gene encoding glycine oxidase ThiO, whose protein sequence is MTNCLVIGGGIIGLLTARELADAGVTVTVVERGAGAAGHESSWAGGGILSPLCPWQAPEPVTVLARWGQARYAELAQALQEETGVDAEWTQSGMLCLDATQQAAALAWAGRTHTEVQVLTRFAVKMREPSVSDTAEHALWLPEVAQIRNPRLLRGLQQSLLKRRVRMLSQCEVTGLRHTGGQVTGVDSSHGRMSAGTVIVAGGAWSGQLLAGLVPKLDIQPVRGQMLLWRTKPGLVKRIIVQQEHYLIPRSDGCVLAGSTVEHVGFDKATTQAGLQELKSAAISMVPALAYCHVEQHWAGLRPGSPQGVPYIGAHPALKGLYVNTGHFRNGLVLAPASARLMADLVRGAPPIVEPAPYALAATQDGL, encoded by the coding sequence GTGACAAATTGCCTTGTCATCGGCGGAGGTATCATTGGCCTGCTCACGGCACGTGAACTGGCGGATGCAGGCGTCACGGTCACCGTGGTCGAGCGCGGCGCGGGGGCCGCCGGCCATGAGTCTTCCTGGGCCGGAGGCGGAATTTTGTCGCCACTGTGCCCATGGCAGGCACCCGAGCCCGTGACCGTCCTGGCGCGCTGGGGGCAGGCTCGATACGCGGAGCTGGCCCAGGCGCTGCAAGAGGAGACGGGAGTTGATGCGGAGTGGACGCAGAGCGGGATGCTGTGTCTCGACGCTACGCAACAGGCGGCAGCGCTGGCCTGGGCCGGGCGTACCCACACCGAGGTGCAGGTACTGACCAGGTTCGCCGTCAAGATGCGTGAGCCGTCGGTGAGTGACACGGCAGAACACGCGCTTTGGTTGCCCGAGGTGGCACAGATACGCAACCCGCGCCTGTTGCGCGGGTTGCAACAGAGCCTGCTCAAGCGCCGCGTGCGCATGCTGAGCCAGTGCGAGGTCACCGGCCTGCGGCATACGGGCGGGCAGGTCACGGGCGTCGACAGCAGCCACGGGCGCATGAGCGCAGGCACGGTGATCGTGGCCGGCGGCGCCTGGAGCGGGCAATTGCTGGCCGGGCTGGTGCCCAAACTCGATATCCAGCCGGTGCGGGGCCAGATGCTGTTGTGGCGCACCAAGCCGGGGTTGGTGAAGCGCATCATCGTTCAGCAGGAGCACTATTTGATTCCGCGCAGCGATGGCTGTGTGCTGGCTGGTAGCACCGTGGAGCATGTAGGGTTTGACAAGGCCACGACCCAAGCGGGGTTGCAGGAGTTAAAGTCGGCTGCCATCAGCATGGTGCCCGCGCTGGCGTACTGTCATGTCGAGCAGCACTGGGCGGGGTTGCGGCCCGGCTCACCGCAGGGCGTGCCGTACATCGGCGCACATCCCGCCCTCAAGGGCTTGTATGTCAACACAGGTCACTTCCGCAATGGCTTGGTGCTGGCGCCGGCGTCGGCGCGTTTGATGGCAGATCTGGTGCGCGGTGCGCCACCGATTGTGGAGCCCGCGCCCTATGCCTTGGCCGCTACGCAAGATGGACTTTAA
- a CDS encoding GspH/FimT family pseudopilin encodes MRTVAPHAGFSLIELMVTIAVLAVLLGIAIPSFQSMLEKQRLVGAAEQLYEDLQYARTEAIKRNANVFVSFTTGSNWCYGIALATCTCGTAGSCQLSGVDKVVSGTDFRGVSLESNFGGSTRFEPRRGTVPGGNGTATLSSNYGSIKIIVGSLGRVRICSDSASLTKYKPSSGSC; translated from the coding sequence ATGCGCACAGTGGCACCACACGCCGGCTTTAGCCTGATCGAGTTGATGGTCACCATCGCGGTGCTCGCTGTTCTGTTAGGCATTGCGATACCTTCCTTCCAAAGTATGCTGGAGAAACAGCGCCTCGTGGGCGCCGCCGAACAGCTCTATGAAGACCTGCAATACGCCCGCACCGAGGCCATCAAACGCAACGCCAATGTTTTTGTTTCCTTTACTACCGGCAGCAATTGGTGCTACGGCATCGCCCTGGCAACCTGCACCTGCGGTACCGCCGGCAGCTGTCAGCTGAGCGGCGTCGACAAAGTCGTCTCTGGCACTGACTTCCGCGGGGTCAGTCTCGAGAGCAATTTTGGCGGCTCCACCCGCTTTGAGCCCCGACGCGGCACCGTCCCCGGAGGCAATGGCACAGCCACCCTCAGCTCCAACTACGGCAGCATCAAAATCATCGTCGGCTCGCTCGGGCGGGTGCGCATCTGCTCCGACTCAGCCAGCCTCACCAAATACAAACCGAGTTCCGGCTCATGTTAA